In Fragaria vesca subsp. vesca linkage group LG1, FraVesHawaii_1.0, whole genome shotgun sequence, the sequence ATTTGCTGCGCCCTTTCATAGGCTTTGAGATGGGAATCTGTTCCTCTTGGCCCATCAGCCACCGCAGGCTTAACTCGCCGGAGATTCTCCTTAGCCTCCGTGATTCTTCCTTGCTTCATTAAGCAGATTCCGAGATTGCACATCTTGTTGTTGTCTGGTGCAATTGTTAGTGCTCGTCTGTATGCATCTTCGGCTTCAATGTAGTTGTTCTGCTGCATCAAAGCCCACCCCAAGTTCCCCTGAAAAACACAGAACCAATTAGTATTAGTTTCAACTGCATAAAACTTGGCTTGCATTCTAATCTAAATAGTCTCAATCTATTGACCCAGTTCACATTTCTTCAATAATTTGGTTTGTATCTACAATAATCTAGTCAATTAGCACTAGACCCAGATCAGATTGATTCAACATTTTTGAACTGAAACAACAAAGCTTGGGCTTTTGGTTATGGTCTTACCAGTAATCTAGTGGCTTCTTGTTCCACAGAGACTTGAAACTTCTTCCCTTGAGATCTAGCAGTTTTGGTGCGTTTGCCATTGAAAGCCATTCCTTGTTGAATCAAGAACAACTTGTGCCTCAAAAGCGCTATTTGATCATCCAATCTTCCACATCTCTGCACCAAAATCAAACCCAAATCATTAGTCCAAATCGAAACACACAAAATGACATGACTGTTGAAATGGTACTGGGATTTCTGAAGATTTGTTACCTTATAAAGATCCAATAGAATGTTGTCAAGTGACTCCTGTGCTTGATCCGAACACCGATGCCTCAATGACTTGATAGCTTCAATTGCTTCCTCAGCCCTATTCTGTTGCTTCATCACAATAGCCATGTCCTTCAAAGCACTGTCAACTCTATCCCCGGAATTAATGGCAGCCCAGAACAGAGGAATAGCCCTCTCTGGATCCTTATCCACTAGCTTTTCATATCAAAAACCAAACACCGATCAATTACAGAATGAATTAGAGAAACTAAAAACTAATCTGGATTTTGGAATCGAATTTCAAAACGAGCCCAGAATCTTACTTGAACATTCTTGGCTCTGACATAGGGGGTGTCACCAACTGGGACCTTATGAGTCACATGGAACGACTCGGAGCGAGTCCGCAAAACTCCGAGAGGCTTGGCCGGAGAGGAAGGAGCAGATTTGGTGGGTCTGAAACCGGGAGGAGCATTCCACATATCTTGCATCATCTTCGAATCCGAAATCAATTTGATCAAAAGATGAACAAGACAATATGGAATCGAGAGGTCACTGAGAGGCTTCAGAAGAAGAAGAGAGGAGGAGAGTGAAGGGAACGGTGTGATTTGTGAAGGGGTATTAAGAGAGAAGAAGAATGTATAGAGTGAGAGATTTGAAATTTTGACCGTTGGAGGTTACCGTTCTACAAACTAGCCGTTGGGAAAAGAGAAGAAAATTAGCGTATCTGTACAGGTGGGCTGTTTGTCTAAGTTCGGGTTAATTATTTGTATTTGACCCTCTTGGTTTACGGTTAATTTTTTTATTTTCATATTTTAGGGGTTAATTACCATGTATGTTTGATTTTGTTGGAATGTGATTATGACTTTGGTTGTCATGGTTTGAAGAAGATTTCAAAGAATTGAGGAGGCTTGATTTGGGGTAAAAAGAAGGAAAGATTTTAGGATATAGAATGAAAATGTATATAGAAAATTGTAATCTATGGTATGAACACAATTCAAGTTTACCTTGCAGGGTTTGTTGATTTGTAAGTTTTGATATAGATTGAATTGTGTGGTCGAAATGTTTATTCTCCGCCATGTAATCTGATAACATGAATCGTACATCTTGTACATGACCTTTTAAGGATATGTCTAGGAAAATCGCTCGAGCAGATTCATGAAAATTTAGCGGATTGTTTTTATGCTCATTTTTCTTTTTTGGATGATCAAACTATCTATCGATTTGAGTGATCATAAGAGGGATGCAACTACCGAAAAAACAAATGGTAGTGATGGTAAGAACAAACGAGAATGGTACTTGAACCATGGAAAGATCTAGGGTACAGTAGTCGGAAAGAGTGCACTTGCACACTTTTCAATTTGTAAAGGTTTACTCGAGAGCAAGTATACGTTTGATTAGGGGTGGGCATCCGAAACCGGTCCCGAAGGCCCGTCCCGATCCCGTCCCTAAAATTCACGGGACGAGACGGGACTTCGTTTTGAATATTGAAGGCCCGTCCCGATCCCGTCCCGTTTTGAAAAATCGGGTTCGGGATCGGGCCTTATTAGCTGGATCCCGTTTAGGCCCGGCCCGTCCCGTTTAAAAAAATAAATGTGGTGAGTTAATCTACACCTTCTGATCTGTGGTAAGTTGTTAACCACTTAACCCTAATTGGCTAATTCTATCATAGCCACTCTTCACTTCTTTGATCTCTCTCAGTCTCTCTCACTCTCTACGAACTTGCGAAGTGCGCACTCTCTCTCTCTCGCACTCTCTCTCTCTCTCCTCCTCTACTNNNNNNNNNNNNNNNNNNNNNNNNNNNNNNNNNNNNNNNNNNNNNNNNNNNNNNNNNNNNNNNNNNNNNNNNNNNNNNNNNNNNNNNNNNNNNNNNNNNNNNNNNNNNNNNNNNNNNNNNNNNNNNNNNNNNNNNNNNNNNNNNNNNNNNNNNNNNNNNNNNNNNNNNNNNNNNNNNNNNNNNNNNNNNNNNNNNNNNNNNNNNNNNNNNNNNNNNNNNNNNNNNNNNNNNNNNNNNNNNNNNNNNNNNNNNNNNNNNNNNNNNNNNNNNNNNNNNNNNNNNNNNNNNNNNNNNNNNNNNNNNNNNNNNNNNNNNNNNNNNNNNNNNNNNNNNNNNNNNNNNNNNNNNNNNNNNNNNNNNNNNNNNNNNNNNNNNNNNNNNNNNNNNNNNNNNNNNNNNNNNNNNNNNNNNNNNNNNNNNNNNNNNNNNNNNNNNNNNNNNNNNNNNNNNNNNNNNNNNNNNNNNNNNNNNNNNNNNNNNNNNNNNNNNNNNNNNNNNNNNNNNNNNNNNNNNNNNNNNNNNNNNNNNNNNNNNNNNNNNNNNNNNNNNNNNNNNNNNNNNNNNNNNNNNNNNNNNNNNNNNNNNNNNNNNNNNNNNNNNNNNNNNNNNNNNNNNNNNNNNNNNNNNNNNNNNNNNNNNNNNNNNNNNNNNNNNNNNNNNNNNNNNNNNNNNNNNNNNNNNNNNNNNNNNNNNNNNNNNNNNNNNNNNNNNNNNNNNNNNNNNNNNNNNNNNNNNNNNNNNNNNNNNNNNNNNNNNNNNNNNNNNNNNNNNNNNNNNNNNNNNNNNNNNNNNNNNNNNNNNNNNNNNNNNNNNNNNNNNNNNNNNNNNNNNNNNNNNNNNNNNNNNNNNNNNNNNNNNNNNNNNNNNNNNNNNNNNNNNNNNNNNNNNNNNNNNNNNNNNNNNNNNNNNNNNNNNNNNNNNNNNNNNNNNNNNNNNNNNNNNNNNNNNNNNNNNNNNNNNNNNNNNNNNNNNNNNNNNNNNNNNNNNNNNNNNNNNNNNNNNNNNNNNNNNNNNNNNNNNNNNNNNNNNNNNNNNNNNNNNNNNNNNNNNNNNNNNNNNNNNNNNNNNNNNNNNNNNNNNNNNNNNNNNNNNNNNNNNNNNNNNNNNNNNNNNNNNNNNNNNNNNNNNNNNNNNNNNNNNNNNNNNNNNNNNNNNNNNNNNNNNNNNNNNNNNNNNNNNNNNNNNNNNNNNNNNNNNNNNNNNNNNNNNNNNNNNNNNATTGTTAGGTCTACTACTTTTTGATTTCTATTGTATTATGTTTTTCAGTATGCACCAACAGTTGATGGCGGCAGATATATGCGCAAGCAAGGAGACCCTATAAGTTCCAGCAGCACAATCACTTCTTCAAACAGCAATTATAAGAGAGGTGTCAGGGGTCGGATGTTGAACAATTGGAAAAATGTGGTCCAAGAGAGTGATGAGGCAGTGGTGGTACATGAAGTGGATCAATATTTGAGTGCCCCTCTTGAATTAATTAATTCGAAGGAAGACGATTTCGACATATTGTGTTGGTGGAAGATAAATGGTCCGAAGTTTCCTGTTTTGGCAGCCATAGCAAGAGATGTACTTGCCATTCAAACATCCACAGTTGCATCGGAGTCTTGTTTTAGCACTGGAGGTAGAGTGATTTCTGCATTTAGGAGTTCATTGACTCCTAAATCAGTGGAGGGTTTAGTCTGCATGCAAAATTGGTTGTTGGGAGATGAAATTGCTGAAGTGGAAGATGAGCTTCCTTCCATT encodes:
- the LOC101296331 gene encoding uncharacterized protein LOC101296331; its protein translation is MMQDMWNAPPGFRPTKSAPSSPAKPLGVLRTRSESFHVTHKVPVGDTPYVRAKNVQLVDKDPERAIPLFWAAINSGDRVDSALKDMAIVMKQQNRAEEAIEAIKSLRHRCSDQAQESLDNILLDLYKRCGRLDDQIALLRHKLFLIQQGMAFNGKRTKTARSQGKKFQVSVEQEATRLLGNLGWALMQQNNYIEAEDAYRRALTIAPDNNKMCNLGICLMKQGRITEAKENLRRVKPAVADGPRGTDSHLKAYERAQQMLKDLESEMMNKGLDRVEQSRLFDAFLGSSSIWQPQPCRDNHHTPLPPRMESVKIDEFSDENINSLLLTQPRTKVLPPLRNNNNNNVLNSLNCAAQPFYSKQGSIGNSTQSQCAETLKRTRSGNAANMRVTDAIEIPTKPTMEPTVELGVPENKTRRRLSLEENEENNKMAQLLPDNKDFEDAIIAAMIDPTNEAGKAIGNGNNAGMFPKKIEKRLRVFQDITLSLSPRARA